A single Lolium perenne isolate Kyuss_39 chromosome 6, Kyuss_2.0, whole genome shotgun sequence DNA region contains:
- the LOC127330393 gene encoding putative ripening-related protein 4, with protein sequence MANTKLLVVFALLQVLSLHLHIHGVSSAASITHKHQKPGGSCHISGFLQGKTHKCNKDHGSECCAAGRRYPQFKCSPPVSAKTPATLTLNSFAAGGDGGGKSFCDNRFHPDSQKVVALSTGWLRLDGTRRCNKMIRINGNGRSVLAKVVDECDSVNGCDAEHNFEPPCPNNVVDGSPAVWKALGLKESIGEFKVTWSDV encoded by the coding sequence ATGGCTAACACGAAGCTGCTGGTCGTGTTTGCTCTCTTGCAGGTCCTGTCACTCCACCTCCACATCCATGGCGTCTCCTCCGCGGCCAGCATCACGCACAAGCACCAGAAGCCCGGAGGCAGCTGCCACATCAGCGGCTTCCTGCAGGGCAAGACTCACAAGTGCAACAAGGACCACGGGTCCGAGTGCTGCGCCGCCGGTCGGCGCTACCCGCAGTTCAAGTGCTCGCCCCCGGTGTCGGCCAAGACGCCGGCGACCCTGACGCTGAACAGCTTCGCCGCCGGGGGAGACGGAGGCGGCAAGTCCTTCTGCGACAACCGCTTCCACCCGGACAGCCAGAAGGTGGTGGCGCTGTCCACCGGGTGGCTGCGCCTCGACGGCACGCGCAGGTGCAACAAGATGATCCGCATCAACGGGAACGGGCGATCCGTGCTGGCCAAGGTCGTCGACGAGTGCGACTCGGTGAACGGCTGCGACGCGGAGCACAACTTCGAGCCGCCGTGCCCAAACAATGTCGTCGACGGGTCGCCGGCCGTGTGGAAGGCGCTGGGGCTCAAGGAGTCCATCGGAGAGTTCAAGGTCACTTGGTCTGATGTGTGA
- the LOC127334599 gene encoding uncharacterized protein, translating into MAPRPPLVWIRGGLFLLLAVVLAQLGALSGETLRGSVACLDCAAGHDLSGVVVAVQCRGVEGDSAGLHAAQTDGGGSFGVAMPEAPDVSRCAARVLGGTEQLCAPKSLTVARIVAGREPGSYALGSRLAVFTRCGALAATMAATGGGGDKQPTPTPAPRLPSPPAMSAPRIGRSSPPYGLGIPLIYVFPFIPIIGIP; encoded by the exons ATGGCTCCTCGTCCCCCACTCGTCTGGATTCGCGgcggcctcttcctcctcctcgccgtcgtGCTCGCCCAGCTCGGCGCGCTCTCCGGCGAGACGCTCCGCGGCTCCGTCGCCTGCCTCGACTGCGCCGCCGGCCACGACCTCTCCG gtgtggtggtggcggtgcaaTGCCGCGGCGTCGAGGGTGACAGCGCGGGGCTGCACGCGGCGCAGACGGACGGCGGCGGCAGCTTCGGCGTGGCGATGCCGGAGGCGCCGGACGTTTCGCGGTGCGCGGCGAGGGTCCTCGGGGGCACGGAGCAGCTCTGCGCGCCGAAGAGCCTCACGGTCGCGCGCATCGTCGCCGGGCGGGAGCCTGGCTCGTACGCGCTGGGATCACGCCTCGCCGTATTCACGAGGTGCGGAGCCCTCGCGGCGACGatggccgccaccggcggcggcggcgacaagCAGCCAACCCCGACGCCTGCACCGCGGTTGCCCAGCCCGCCGGCGATGTCTGCACCACGCATTGGGCGCAGCAGCCCGCCCTACGGCCTGGGAATCCCTCTCATCTACGTCTTCCCTTTCATCCCAATCATCGGCATCCCCTGA
- the LOC127334600 gene encoding cysteine and histidine-rich domain-containing protein RAR1 yields MFHDGMKEWSCCKQRSHDFSLFLAIPGCATGKHTSEKPVTKAVSLNTPKAALPKAAPIQSSNQGVESGACSRCRQGFFCSDHGSQPKPQKQVAVNGTNAEPIEKCSVPLPKKKVDLNEPRLCKNKGCGKTYKEKDNHDAACEHHPGPAVFHDRKRGWKCCDIHVKEFDEFMEIPPCAKGWHNADAV; encoded by the exons ATGTTTCATGATGGCATGAAAGAGTGGAGCTGTTGCAAGCAAAGAAGCCACGATTTTAGCTTATTTTTGGCTATTCCTGG ATGTGCCACAGGGAAGCATACAAGTGAAAAACCAGTCACGAAAGCTGTTTCTCTTAACACCCCAAAGGCAGCTCTCCCAAAGGCAGCTCCAATCCAGTCTTCTAACCAGGGTGTGGAATCTGGGGCCTGCTCAAGGTGCCGTCAGGGTTTCTTTTGTTCTGACCATG GATCGCAGCCCAAGCCACAAAAACAAGTTGCTGTAAATGGTACAAATGCGGAACCTATTGAGAAATGCTCGGTTCCACTGCCCAAGAAAAAAGTTGATCTGAATGAGCCAAGGCTTTGTAAGAATAAAGGATGCGGCAAAACCTACAAGGAGAAGGATAACCACGATGCTGCGTGCGAACACCATCCAGGGCCTGCAGTTTTCCATGACAGGAAGAGGGGG TGGAAATGTTGTGATATTCATGTCAAGGAGTTTGACGAATTTATGGAGATACCTCCTTGCGCAAAGGGGTGGCACAATGCCGATGCCGTGTGA
- the LOC127334601 gene encoding uncharacterized protein encodes MNGGEAEQEKGGGGSCDTEVGAKAVSLEELRRRMADFARERDWEQFHSPRNLLLALVGEVGELSEIFQWKGEVPKGLPGWDEAEKEHLGEELADVLLYLVRLSDMCGVDLGKAALRKMEINARKYPVDQCKGSSKKHTYYSSDSNSPANENVTTLTGNNEHNNGV; translated from the exons ATGAATGGCGGGGAGGCGGAGCAGGAGAAGGGCGGCGGCGGTTCTTGCGACACTGAGGTGGGGGCAAAGGCGGTGAGCCTCGAGGAGCTGCGGAGGAGGATGGCGGACTTCGCCAGGGAGAGGGACTGGGAGCAGTTCCACTCCCCCAGGAATCTCCTCCTTGCCCTG GTAGGGGAGGTGGGGGAGCTGTCTGAGATATTCCAGTGGAAAGGAGAGGTGCCCAAAGGGCTTCCTGGCTGGGATGAAGCGGAGAAGGAGCATCTGGGGGAGGAGCTCGCTGATGTGCTCCTATACCTTGTCCGGCTATCGGACATGTGCGGCGTCGACCTTGGCAAGGCTGCCCTGCGCAAGATGGAGATCAACGCACGCAAGTACCCGGTTGACCAGTGCAAGGGTTCATCCAAGAAACACACCTACTACAGCTCCGATAGCAATTCCCCTGCTAATGAAAATGTCACCACTCTCACCGGTAATAACGAGCATAACAACGGAGTCTAA